Below is a window of Leishmania major strain Friedlin complete genome, chromosome 29 DNA.
gggaagagagcgaacGTGCAGGTGCGGGCTGTTCACACGGTGTGGGGCTGAGAGGAGAGTGAGTGGGTGTTCAGAGAAAGTGAATGCGAGGGAgaaagcaagagagagagagccgtgAGAGTTATGAGCCTGTGAAGCAACCACTCACTACGAGAtgagtgggggtgggggtgaggtGCTCGTCCcggaaagagagacggagaggcaAGACTTGCGGAGAGTAGAGGGGTGCGAGGGAAGCGTCGCGgctcctctcctttctcttcacTTTCCCCCAACGCGGCGCACAGTGCTGCGCATGTATCCTTCAACATAGAAAAAGTGCATGCGCGGACGTCCTATGGGCAAGCAGCTACTTCCCGAGACACATGCTACAGAACGACGAAGGCGAGCGTCACGCTGCGCCCTTGGAGCCGAGGTGCAGGCTTGTATATCGTGCGCCCTCCCGTcgccatttttttttcgtggttcacgctctcctcctcgcccccgttgtgccactgctgcggaTCTTTTTGCTGATGCAACACCGCCCTCGGCAACCTGCAAAGACAAAAGCCGACgcatgcacagacacagggagagagatgatgatgatgatgagccGTCATCCATGTGCCCGTTACATCTGCCATCGTACGCAGAGAGTGAACACGAGGACACCGGCTGCGCCCGCCCACGCCGTCACCTCTTCGCTGATCTTCCTTTCGCAGCCTCTGGTGAAGGTGTCGCAAAAGGCAGTAGCCGCAGCGAAGACTATCGCAGAAACCGCAACACCACCACGGACGATTAGCGAGAGAACGGTCACCTGCACGTCTGGTAAGACAGCGCGGCTACACACCGTGCCGTAGCACATCTACAGCGCCTTTCGTGAACTGCTTCTCTCGCGTCAGGTCGTaatcgcacacacacacactgttGGAGGCATCCGGCAACATCAGCATAAATAGCCATCGCACTGCCAAGAGACACGGCACAAACGGAGTAGAGCgaggcacacgcggcacGCGATACCAACTAATCCGATCGGTGCTCCTCAAAGCGGCTCGATTCGCCTAAAAGCACCGTGCGTCGCGATGTACAGTTCACGCCGCATGCGCCGTGCCTCCGTCAACGTTCCCTCAAAACTGTGGGGCCCGCCCCTTCCTGCCGCGTCCTTTCCGCTACGATTGAGTTCACTTCCCTCACAGACATCGAGCTACACAGCCGCGCCGAAGAAGAACGCCACACGAAGAAGAACGAAATACAGAGGGGAACGCCAAGAAAAGCAAGAGGAGGCGCCACAACAGCGCGACGCCCCGATGAAGTcaccgcagcggcaagcAAACAAGAAAAGAGCCCACAGAGACGCTGCGTTGCAGACACACCAACGCGCGTGTGCAAGAGAGGGCCACACAATAGCACAAGACAACGAGTGGGATGAGCCGAGAGCGctcccacacgcacatcgcAACGCCCGCTGCACTCTCTTCCCCTGCGCAGCCTGCTCATTCGCCCAGACGCAAGGCAGCCGATCgatgcacacaagcacagctCACCTACCCCCGCAGGGGTACGGCGGGATCCTTGTCGACTAGGACAAACCGTCCCGCCGTCCAATCGAGCCACGTGGAGACTCGGCGGGACGGCACGCCCGGATCAgggcgggccgcgtccagcgccctgctcgagggcggaggcggtggcgtccgtCGCGCGGGCGATAAGGGGTGGTCGAGGTGCGCttccagcgcctgcgcccCATCAGCCCGCCCCGTCGGACGGCCGAGACGCTGCATGTTGCGCGCATATGCGCTGTGGCGCTCATTGGTGTGGAGCTCCTCGCGCCTTCCGCGTCCatcacgcgtgcgcggctgACCTCTCGATGCCCTGCGTGGACGTGATACGCCATGCCGGCTGTCCGTGACAGCGCCTGCGCTCCGTGCTCGCATCCTTGCACCCCCGGGCCTGCCGCACGACGACCTCGTTGTctggagggggggggcgtgaCTGAGTGGCCtgcacgcatgcgccgcgacaGGCGGGACGCGGCTGTGAGTTTGTGGCAGCAGGGGTCCTCCACCCTTTCCGCAGGGTCGCACGCCTCTCACAGGCGCGGGCGGGTCGAGCAGGAGGGACTCGTGGATAGgcacgcgccagcgcagagagagagagcgcacggcCTGTCCTCCTGAGAGGGCATACGAGGCAGCCATAGACAGCAGGCAGGTGAGGAGCCCACGCAGCGCGAACGAGGCATGCGCAATCACATTATTGCGTGCAAGGCCATGGCGTGAAACAGCGTGTgcttcgccccccccccctcgagTGATCCGCGAATCACGCCTAGCATATCAGGCACAGCACCGGGTTGGACGCCCTCATAGCAACCACAGacggggggtgggggcaccACCGTACCGGCGCAGCAGTAGGCAGCACGCCATCGGCACCCcatgccgccactgccagcCACCCGCTGTTGCAGCAATGCACAGCGCGGACACGTGCCGGTGAGGGACTGGGCGAAGATCACCCCCTGTCGACTTGCAAGCGCAGCGTCTGTGCTCTTCCTGTGTGGGATGGCTGCTGCCAAGTAGCTCTTGCCATGGCGTGTCGGATCGTGTAGCACGCTTTTGAAGAAATGTCGTCCTGGCGCGTGAGTACGGTAACCGGCTTTGAGGTTTACGCCGTGGGCGTCAAGGACCGTAGCATGGTTGATGCATGCAAGGTTGCCAGCTTCGTCCCTTGTTTCAATTCGAAGTGGCCAAAGTCAAGCCTAGCTCGGGTAGAGGAAGCAAACAAATCGAcgcggcgagcagcgggaGATGAGAGatgggagagaggagaggattGATGCccagggaggggaggaaagagaggctgggggaaggaggtggcgcaccCCTGTAGTGTGTAACCCAGAATCATTAGCCGCATGAGGGTCACTCGGATGTAGAGCACACGAAagcctcccccctccccacctaTGGCGAATCGGAAGGACTGCCCTTTCGTCTGGCATGTTCACTGGCACACAAGTGCCACTTCATGGCTGCGAGATAGCAAAGAGgaccgtgcgtgtgtgtgtgtgtggggggggggctatGCGCGCATGGGCCTCTGCCATCCTTGGCTAACGGTCATGCGTTCGGCAGCTTCCAATATGGCGGCCGGTGGTGTGTGTCATCCGTTCCATTTTTTGTTCTTCGTGGATGTTCCCTGTCGAAAAGGGCAGCCGAGGTGTTGCGAGTACAGCAGGGCCGTGTGCCCTGCCGCCTGCTGTTTCGGCTCCGTGTCTTGGCGCGTCGGTGGCCGTATCCGTTGACATTGTTGTTCAACACAGCCGTGCACTGAGACACGCTTCTCTGTACCTTCAGTCTCTCTCCTGTTCGGCTTTGTTCGCCCTCCGCCAGAGCGTGGCTTTGAAGCTTTTGTGGGGAATCTTCTGACAGAGAGCGCGAGCGGGAGTGCtcagcggcgcgtgcgccaccgcagccggcaCGCCACTCCTCACTGAACAGCAGAAAGACCGAGTGCACGGAGGAGACACAAAGACGGCCCTGCACAGTCAAGGTGCACGGAAGAGCACAAGACGACACACGCGTAATAGCACGCACTCGCAGATACACCCGAtcgggagagagaaaacaactACAAGGACGGGCACGAGCTTGAGCCGCCACCGAAGAACCAATACATATGTCGAGGAAAGCATGAGAAAGGCGTGTCATGGCTAGCGCACGCTTCGCTGCTCCCATTCCATCGCGCCCTTTGGGCGTGTCTTGTGCGTTCCTTCGCTAGCCGGCGCGTCTTTTGAAAAAAGGCGATTCGGAAGAGAAACGGAGTCACAGGTGACGCCAATGTTAGTCGCCTGACACACGTTTCGAGGTTGCGCCCTGTtgttgcggcggcggggagggcgTCCCGTTGTCGGTGGCGGGACTTCCCTTCGTCGAGTTCTCTGCGAGGAGGTCCACCAGCTTATTGATCTCGTCTTCGTGAGAACCTTCAAAGCGGCCTACAATACAGCCGTTGCGGTACGCCATGAATGTTGGGAGACTGCGGATGTCATGCAAGGCAGTCACCTCCGCATTCGCGTTTGTGTTCACCGTGATTAGGATTACAGAGTGCGCGAACGGCTTGGTCGCGTTCCCGAGGAAGCGGCAGGCAACGTCGCAGGATTTTTGATCTTCTAACGTCATGACTGTGGCGGGAAGGGAGGCAGTAGTTGCTCTAGCAGCCTTCGCATCCTTGGCTTCTGCGTAAGCGGCCATTGGCGCGGCAGCTGACACACTTGTGGGGCTGTCTGGTTGGCGCTGGTTTTTCTGCAGGTGATCAAGCAGAGGCGATGGCACGCCATCGATCCCTGCAACCTCTGTAGCGGGCTCCGTGGAGGTCGGTGGAGCGACTGtggcactgccgccaccgccaccagctccCGCCACCGCGTGAAGCAGCTTCGACCGAATTACGGCGCATGGGGCACATGATGCCTTGTAGAAAAACACCAAGGCTCTGGCACCCCGAAGGCGGTCCTGCAACTCTTGCGGATTGCCATGGAAGGAGTAGaccggcgctggtggcgtgGCAGCCAGTGGCTCAGTGCCTGATGGAGGCAAGGGGGAGCTGTCGCATGTGCGGTCAGCCACAGGCGACCTTTGTTTTTGCCCGGCCGTATCAGCGAACGCAGCGCTGTCATTGGGCGACGCAGCGGTAGGAACACCGTCCTTTGTGTGCTGTGAAGCGCCATCGAAGGACGGGGCCATGCCTTTGCCAGCAGGCATCTCGTCGGATTTAGCTGCCGTGCCCAAGGCCGCGCAACCGCGCATACGAGTCGCaagcgacgcggccgcgacgGTCGCTGCCACCGACGATGCTACTGCAGTCATGTGCTGTTCCGTGAGTGCCGTCTTCACTctcagcggaggcggcgcctcGGTGGGCAAGAGAAGCCTTTGCACTGAGAGGCTCCCTTGTCGACATCGCGACACTTCGATTTCCGGCGCGGTGGGACCAaacgcagcgccgcctcgtcggcCTATATCAGTGCTTGTGGTACGTTCTGCCTGGAGATACGAGATCAGGCACACGGACGACGGTGTGCGTAGGTCTTTAGACGGCGCAGCTACCCACGACTTCACCGCGCGTGTTCGCCAGTTTCCGCTTTGTGCCCCAACAGCGGCCCATGCGGCAAACATGCTAAGGACGCCAGTGAGCATGCCACGTCTGTCCTGCTATTCACTCCGTAGATAATCAGATCGGTCTGGATACCCTGAGCgcctgtgtgcatgtgcatgcgcgtaCGTTCGCTTTTATCGccgaaccccccccccttacacacacacagccctTGAATAATAGACGCAGAAACGCAGGGCGACGGAAATGAACGTGAACGGGTGGGTGTTGGCGTGAGGGGCGGTGTGTAGTGAAGGCAATGGGCAGTCAagcacggcacacacacgggagagagcgagagggggagcAAAGAGAAACGTtcaaaaaagaaaaagcacACGGATGCAAGACGGTGTGGAGCGGCAAAtacgtttttgtttttcgttgaggggggagggggggggaagagcgagtgcgcaacaaaaaaacgacaaCGGCAACACGCCAAAGCAGCGAAGGGATgtgaaaagagagagagaggtgcgtgtgcgtgtgcgtgtctgttggggagggcggaaggagagagacCTAAGAGAGAAGACGCGAACAAACAACAGGGAGGAAGGAGCAAAGCAGCGAGCCACCACAGCAACAaaagcaaaacaacaaaaaaataTATAGAGAGAACAACGGTTGGCCGGCGTAGGAGAGAAGGTcaggggaggcgagggggtgTAATACGGGGATGAAAAGACGCGAACACAGAAGAAatggaaggggaggggatgagGAAGAGTCAAGAGGGAAAGGCGGCCACCTTTCAGGTGCGCTTGTCCGTGGAGCACGGAAGAAGGACGGTTtcgaaaaggaaaaacaaaGCAACGCAGCCACGACGCAACGCTcatcaaaaaaaaaaaacagacaGCGGAAGTCCGCAAGTTAGTGGGTATACGTTTTCTGTATCTGTGGACCAGCACCAAAGGCGAGACAAGAGGGAAAACGTAGTgctgcaggtgtgtgtgtgtgtgtgtgagcgcgccgcgaaaaaaaaaagaggagaggtggcacacgcacacgcacgcgcacacacacacacacacaaaagcagaccgaaaaaaaaggccTCCAAGAAgccaaacaacaacaagggCCCGTAGACACGGTCACCTTATATTACCGTTTAAACCGAAAACGTTCGCCAGAGACCACGACGCAAGATGCACGTGCACGATGCAGCGACTAACCTACGGTCTCGCAACGActcacaaaaaaaaagaggagtgGTCACAATCAGGCACAGGGAAGAGGATTAGGACAAGcacgcaagagaagagaCGCAAAGAAAGGAGGCGCCTGCAAAGCCgacacctccccctcccgaacgacaaagagaaaaagtagaacagaaagagaaggagagcaatacacgcatgcacgcacaccaccacagcCACCAAGCACTGCTAGCTTCCTATGAAACGCTGCCCAGTGTTAGGTGAAGGCGAGAAGGAGCGAAAGGTGAGGCACACGAGTGCCGCAGTGATTACGGGGTGCAGCGCGCAGATGGCGGCAGGACGCAGTCAATAATAAAGtgagcgaggaagagagcagGCACTGAAACGGCGTAGAATACACAATcgaacgccgccgctcgtGCGTCGCGTTAGCAGCTGTGCATGTAACACTGCTGAACTATGTCGGTAGGCCGGCGTAAATGCGTATAAGTCGTCGATTGTTGGTGTTCTCCCGGTCACTTTGGTCGCTGGGCTCTGGACACTGAAAAGTAAAGAGGACGGCCCGctcgaagagagagagggggtaAAGTGAAGAAGCAGTGGCAGGTATAGATCCAAGACGAAAGAGACGGAGAAGGTGGCCAAGGCACAGAGACGGGGGCCTATAAagtttgtgcgtgtgtgtgtctcgctGATGGTGTTTCGGTTCGGATAGTGGAAGAGCGCTTGAATGCTGCTTCACGAATTTCACTCGTTTTGGTTTTGGGGGTTTCGTTATTCAGCAGTGTGCGATTTTTTCGCCCACGTCCGGAGTTTCCTTGCCGTTCAGCGATCCGCACCTGGCGAGTGTCTGCCTTCCTTTGCTCGCTTCCTTGGATGTTTCTGTGTGAatcctcgccgtcgtggtCCAAGCGCCACACAATGTAGGAAAAGAAGAGGCACGCGGAACCGTAGAGGCGAAAAGAGTCGTAGCGGCAATGAAGCGTGAATGAGATACAACATACCGAGGGTACAGCCGCATGGACCTACTACTTTGGggggcagagggggaggcaaGCACGCAAGAGAGCACGGCGCCGACGTATGAAATAACCCGCACAGAGCAAGTACACCTTCCACTTCACTTCGATTTTTGGCACCAAGAAGAAAACAGGGGCCAGCTGTCTCCATCTTGATCTCACACTCGCCTCTGACGCGGCTTGGTGAGAAACATTTTTCCACGACGGCCACTGGAGATGAGGGACAGAGAAACtggcacacagacacacacacaacgtcAGCTCCGAGGATCTtatccttttttttctccaGCCTGCTCATTCGCCCAGACGCAAGGCAGCCGATCgatgcacacaagcacagctCACCTACCCCCGCAGGGGTACGGCGGGATCCTTGTCGACTAGGACAAACCGTCCCGCCGTCCAATCGAGCCACGTGGAGACTCGGCGGGACGGCACGCCCGGATCAgggcgggccgcgtccagcgccctgctcgagggcggaggcggtggcgtccgtCGCGCGGGCGATAAGGGGTGGTCGAGGTGCGCttccagcgcctgcgcccCATCAGCCCGCCCCGTCGGACGGCCGAGACGCTGCATGTTGCGCGCATATGCGCTGTGGCGCTCATTGGTGTGGAGCTCCTCGCGCCTTCCGCGTCCatcacgcgtgcgcggctgACCTCTCGATGCCCTGCGTGGACGTGATACGCCATGCCGGCTGTCCGTGACAGCGCCTGCGGATGAGGATATGCCTCGAGGAGAGtgaagaaacacacacacaaaaagaagaaacaCATCGTGAAGGCGCGTCTGCATTAACAGCAAGAAGAGACAACGGCGAAAgacgcacgtgtgcgtgcgtgaggggAGCTGCCCTTTAATAAGGAGAGAGCAGTACCAAAACACTTATACGCGCATACCTGTACACAGAGACTGCCTCATCTGAGGATCTTCCGACCCAAAAACAGTGAGAAATCGGTGAGGCTTCGAGAAAATGTTGGGAGGGTCACATGTGTGCAGTGCATTGTGCAGGTCGGGAGGGGGCTATGGCATTGTGCCGAGGCCCATCGACGACCGATACTGGCGTTGACGCGTGCGCCTTGCACAACTATGCGTACAACGTGCCCTTCAAATGATCAGAAAATGTAGGGGGAGTGACAGCACCTTCGTACCGTCTGTCCGCACTTCTTGCTGGTCGACATCTTGTcagccgtcgccgtgcaCGTTTGATGTCTCAAGGTGCCACAGTGTAGCTGTCCCCAAGAAAGGCGCCCGCAATGTGCTTCCACTCTGCTCCCTCTTCTGCCGTCAGCACCCCTGGCTGCTCGTGGAAGAGCCACTGCCAAACCGAAGCCACGCCGTCCCGCATCTCCTCTGCTTCTGACTGCGGCACGTTGCTGGCGTCTGAGATGGACTTGAATCTGCAATACTGCTCCACTCTGCCCATCAGTACTGTTATAACGAGCAGCTTCAGAAGTGCTTGACGCCGTGCATCAGCGCTCACcttgtgcgcctccgccgactCACCATCAGGGTGCTTGGGCCTTTCATCGGACGCAAATGACCCACGCAGTGAGCTGTGTTTGGTCTGCCGgaacgacgacggcggcgccgcagcgtgcgACTCTAGCTGTTCCTTGACCgcggccagcagctcctccaccactGCCTCCACTCCGCTAAAGTCGGCGTAGTCGTCCGTGTCGCTGTATGGCACGATGTCATCCTCCTTCAgcacctcttctctctgctctTGTAGGTAGTTCTCCGGCTCCACGAGGGACTCACGAAACGCAGCGAAGGCGTCCATcatccgctccgccacgGCGTACACATCCTCATCAGCATTCACGGCTGCCATGAGTTCTCGCCATTGCACACTCAAGAGCAGTTGCTCCCGCCGGGTGCAAGCGGCCTCCAACTCTCTCTGTAGAGCATCCAGTCGCCTCTCGAGCTCTGCGACGTGCTGCGTCGCTTCTTGCAGTCTCTCC
It encodes the following:
- a CDS encoding conserved hypothetical protein (previous protein_id=AAZ09624.1); the protein is MTLEDQKSCDVACRFLGNATKPFAHSVILITVNTNANAEVTALHDIRSLPTFMAYRNGCIVGRFEGSHEDEINKLVDLLAENSTKGSPATDNGTPSPPPQQQGATSKRVSGD
- a CDS encoding conserved hypothetical protein (previous protein_id=AAZ09625.1), producing the protein MATLTEDEIAPSAIAAERERLQEATQHVAELERRLDALQRELEAACTRREQLLLSVQWRELMAAVNADEDVYAVAERMMDAFAAFRESLVEPENYLQEQREEVLKEDDIVPYSDTDDYADFSGVEAVVEELLAAVKEQLESHAAAPPSSFRQTKHSSLRGSFASDERPKHPDGESAEAHKVSADARRQALLKLLVITVLMGRVEQYCRFKSISDASNVPQSEAEEMRDGVASVWQWLFHEQPGVLTAEEGAEWKHIAGAFLGDSYTVAP